One segment of Alistipes finegoldii DSM 17242 DNA contains the following:
- the holA gene encoding DNA polymerase III subunit delta: MAKSALKFKDSVAAYEKLAQEIAARRFAPVYLLMGEESYFIDAIAERLATTVLGEAERAFNQITVYGKDSEAGQVINLCRQMPMMGSYQVVILKEAQQLRGLDKLSLYTQKPSPTTILVICHKEKNADKRSAFYKGCAANGAVLESVRPRDYEIASWLQQFIAKKGLAIDAKALSMLTDHLGTDISKISNELGKLVVSLPEGTKRITDADIEANIGISKDFNNFELCKAVVTRDMARALMIAEHFARNPKDNPLLVTVLALFGQFKELFVVNYLRWTARHKGMPFPSDAELMRILKKNNVYVLGEIKQNAANWDNRRVFNILGLLREYDAKSKGMNAGGASDGELLRELLLKIFLL; the protein is encoded by the coding sequence ATGGCCAAAAGCGCACTGAAATTCAAAGATTCCGTCGCCGCATACGAAAAGCTGGCGCAGGAGATCGCCGCACGGCGGTTCGCCCCCGTGTACCTGCTCATGGGCGAGGAGAGCTACTTTATCGACGCCATCGCCGAGCGGCTCGCGACGACGGTGCTCGGCGAAGCCGAACGGGCTTTCAACCAGATCACCGTCTACGGCAAGGACTCCGAGGCGGGACAGGTCATCAACCTCTGCCGCCAGATGCCGATGATGGGATCGTATCAGGTCGTCATCCTCAAGGAGGCGCAGCAGCTGCGCGGACTGGACAAACTCTCGCTCTACACGCAGAAACCCTCGCCCACGACGATCCTCGTGATCTGCCACAAGGAGAAGAACGCCGACAAACGCTCGGCATTCTACAAGGGCTGCGCCGCCAACGGAGCGGTGCTCGAATCGGTGCGCCCGCGCGACTACGAAATCGCCTCGTGGCTCCAGCAGTTCATCGCAAAAAAGGGACTCGCCATCGACGCCAAGGCGCTCTCGATGCTCACCGACCACCTCGGAACCGACATTTCGAAAATCTCGAACGAGCTGGGCAAGCTGGTCGTATCGCTGCCCGAAGGGACCAAGCGCATCACCGACGCCGACATCGAGGCCAACATCGGCATCTCGAAGGATTTCAACAACTTCGAGCTATGCAAGGCCGTAGTGACCAGAGACATGGCGCGCGCGCTGATGATCGCCGAGCACTTCGCCCGCAACCCCAAGGACAACCCGCTGCTGGTCACCGTGCTGGCGCTGTTCGGCCAGTTCAAGGAGCTGTTCGTCGTGAACTACCTGCGCTGGACGGCGCGCCACAAGGGCATGCCCTTTCCCTCCGACGCCGAACTGATGCGCATCCTCAAGAAAAACAACGTCTACGTACTGGGCGAGATCAAGCAGAACGCCGCCAACTGGGACAACCGCAGGGTATTCAACATCCTCGGCCTGCTGCGCGAATACGACGCCAAAAGCAAGGGCATGAACGCCGGCGGAGCATCGGACGGAGAGCTGCTGCGCGAACTGCTGCTCAAAATCTTCCTACTCTGA
- a CDS encoding ROK family transcriptional regulator — MTSSFLKQATEGNKNAILKQQIICQYIFCGDSSITDLSKAVNLSVPTVTKLIGELIDEGFVHNFGEQGTAGGRRPNIYGLNPYAGYFVGVDLRKDSVMMAVINFKGQLIDETTVDFLMDNDPRSLDRLCDVIQNFIRARKIARDKVLAVGVNISGRVNSQTGYSYSYFFVEEQPLTMLLEERLGTTVYIENDTRAATYGEYMYGDAHSEKTMLYINASWGLGLGMIIDGKIFYGKSGFSGEFGHFPLLDNEIICRCGKRGCLETGASGSAMHRIFLEKLKEGRVSMLSEKYKKGEEITLNDILAALLKEDVLAIEILESVGHTLGKAIAGLINMFNPEVIVIGGTLSVAKEYLMLPVRNAINKYSLMLVNKDTQIKLSSLGERAGVMGACLLARSKSLGLF, encoded by the coding sequence ATGACCAGTTCGTTTTTAAAACAGGCGACGGAAGGCAACAAGAATGCGATTCTCAAACAGCAGATCATTTGCCAGTATATCTTTTGCGGGGATTCGAGCATCACCGATCTGAGCAAGGCCGTGAATCTGAGCGTGCCGACCGTAACCAAACTGATCGGGGAGCTGATCGACGAAGGCTTCGTCCATAATTTCGGCGAGCAGGGGACGGCCGGCGGCCGACGGCCGAATATCTACGGCCTGAATCCCTATGCCGGGTATTTCGTCGGCGTCGATCTGCGCAAGGATTCGGTCATGATGGCCGTCATCAATTTCAAGGGACAGCTGATCGATGAAACGACGGTCGATTTTCTGATGGACAACGATCCCCGTTCGCTGGACCGTCTTTGCGACGTGATTCAGAATTTCATCCGTGCGCGCAAGATCGCCCGCGACAAGGTGCTGGCCGTCGGGGTGAATATTTCGGGCCGCGTCAATTCGCAGACCGGATACAGTTACAGCTATTTCTTCGTCGAGGAACAGCCGCTGACGATGCTGCTCGAAGAGCGTCTCGGCACGACGGTCTACATCGAGAACGACACCCGTGCCGCCACTTACGGCGAATATATGTACGGCGACGCCCACTCCGAGAAGACGATGCTCTACATCAATGCCAGCTGGGGACTGGGACTGGGGATGATCATCGACGGCAAGATATTTTACGGCAAGTCGGGCTTTTCGGGCGAATTCGGCCATTTCCCGCTGCTCGACAACGAGATCATCTGCCGCTGCGGCAAACGCGGCTGTCTTGAGACGGGGGCTTCCGGTTCGGCCATGCACCGGATTTTTCTGGAGAAACTCAAGGAGGGACGCGTGTCGATGCTTTCCGAGAAATACAAAAAAGGCGAGGAGATCACGCTGAACGATATTCTGGCCGCGCTGCTGAAGGAGGATGTGCTGGCCATCGAGATTCTGGAGTCGGTGGGGCACACGCTCGGCAAGGCCATCGCGGGGCTTATCAACATGTTCAATCCGGAGGTGATCGTTATCGGCGGTACGCTTTCGGTGGCCAAGGAGTACCTGATGCTGCCCGTGCGCAACGCCATCAACAAATACTCGCTGATGCTGGTCAACAAGGATACGCAGATCAAGCTTTCGTCGCTCGGTGAGCGCGCCGGCGTGATGGGCGCCTGTCTGCTGGCCCGAAGCAAGTCGCTCGGCCTGTTCTGA
- a CDS encoding aminotransferase class IV — protein sequence MQEVYLYQTVHILGGRSLHLTAHLAVLDRWSRELFGRPAGLRQQPLARQIEALAAQTAPADCDLSQFVRIVVPASGDPAFRLESAGISLYRGYDLRSLMPDAVTLQYDMPFPEAPTSAREAAAGLARQQARLHGASVAVRCDGDGIVRTADNAPLFAVRGKTAFVSPAEACVEQELGLRAVEAAGLELEERPVMRDELPRFDELFYVDHRGVTALAHCDGHPCMAILAERVAQSLGGLFPKM from the coding sequence ATGCAGGAGGTCTACCTATACCAGACCGTTCACATCCTCGGCGGCAGGTCTCTCCACCTGACAGCGCATCTGGCCGTGCTCGACCGCTGGTCGCGCGAACTTTTCGGCCGTCCGGCAGGACTCCGCCAGCAGCCCCTCGCCCGGCAGATCGAAGCGCTCGCGGCGCAGACGGCGCCTGCGGACTGCGACCTCTCGCAGTTCGTGCGGATCGTCGTTCCTGCATCGGGCGATCCCGCCTTCCGGCTCGAATCCGCAGGCATATCGCTCTACCGGGGATACGACCTGCGCAGTCTGATGCCCGACGCCGTGACGCTGCAATACGACATGCCGTTTCCCGAAGCTCCGACTTCGGCGCGCGAAGCCGCCGCCGGACTGGCCCGCCAGCAGGCCCGTCTGCACGGCGCATCGGTCGCCGTGCGCTGCGACGGCGACGGCATCGTCCGCACGGCCGACAACGCCCCGCTGTTCGCCGTGCGGGGCAAAACGGCGTTCGTCTCCCCGGCGGAAGCCTGCGTCGAACAGGAATTGGGCCTGCGGGCCGTCGAGGCGGCGGGACTCGAACTGGAAGAGCGCCCGGTAATGCGCGACGAGCTGCCGCGCTTCGACGAACTCTTCTACGTCGATCACCGGGGCGTCACCGCCCTCGCCCACTGCGACGGACATCCCTGCATGGCGATTCTCGCGGAACGGGTCGCCCAATCGCTCGGCGGGCTGTTTCCGAAAATGTAG
- a CDS encoding DUF4301 family protein — protein sequence MFTQQDLQQIEKHGLTPEAVELQLENFRRGFPFLNVVRAASPGDGVLTLSDAEAAAAAERYERAAAGLSVVKFVPASGAATRMFKELFEFVNDGKRGKGIDTLLENIGKFAFWPELKALLPAGADDRTIVSAIVNEGLGYGRKPKGLVTFHAYPEGARKAVEEHLVEGAVYAAANGVAKIHFTVSPEHIEGFQELLAAKVPVYEKRFGIRYDISFSVQKPSTDTIAVNPDNTPFRQDDGTLLFRPAGHGALIENLNEIDADVVFIKNIDNVTTDALRGDTIRYKKVLAGILLDLQERAFEYLKALEVGGAELEPIVEFIEKRLCVKLPGSYDSAVLRAVLDRPIRVCGMVRNEGEPGGGPFWVGNPDGTQSLQIAESSQISPDDLPLMRSATHFNPVDLVCGMKNSKGVRFDLRRYTDPSTGFISSKSSGGRDLRAQELPGLWNGAMAKWNTVFVDVPITTFSPVKVVQDLLRPQHQ from the coding sequence ATGTTTACACAACAAGATTTACAGCAGATCGAAAAACACGGACTGACCCCCGAAGCGGTCGAGTTGCAGCTGGAGAATTTCCGCCGCGGATTTCCTTTTCTCAACGTCGTGCGCGCCGCCTCACCCGGCGACGGCGTGCTGACGCTGAGCGACGCTGAGGCCGCTGCGGCCGCCGAACGTTACGAGCGGGCCGCCGCCGGACTGTCCGTTGTGAAGTTCGTGCCTGCGTCGGGCGCCGCGACGCGTATGTTCAAGGAGCTTTTCGAGTTCGTGAACGACGGCAAGCGCGGCAAGGGGATCGACACCCTGCTCGAAAACATCGGAAAGTTCGCCTTCTGGCCTGAGCTGAAAGCCCTGCTTCCGGCCGGCGCCGACGACCGGACGATCGTCAGCGCCATCGTGAACGAAGGACTCGGCTATGGCCGCAAACCCAAAGGACTCGTCACCTTCCACGCCTATCCCGAAGGCGCGCGCAAGGCGGTCGAGGAACATCTGGTCGAAGGGGCGGTCTATGCGGCCGCGAACGGCGTGGCGAAGATTCATTTCACGGTTTCTCCCGAACATATCGAAGGATTTCAGGAGCTGCTGGCCGCGAAGGTGCCCGTTTACGAGAAGCGTTTCGGCATCCGTTACGACATCTCGTTCTCGGTGCAGAAACCTTCGACCGACACCATCGCCGTCAATCCCGACAACACGCCCTTCCGGCAGGACGACGGTACGCTGCTCTTCCGCCCTGCGGGCCACGGCGCGCTGATCGAAAACCTGAACGAGATCGACGCCGACGTGGTGTTCATCAAGAACATCGACAACGTCACTACCGACGCGCTGCGCGGCGATACGATCCGTTACAAGAAGGTGCTGGCAGGCATCCTGCTCGACCTTCAGGAGCGTGCGTTCGAGTACCTCAAGGCGCTCGAAGTCGGTGGCGCCGAGCTGGAGCCGATCGTCGAATTCATCGAGAAGCGGCTCTGCGTGAAGCTGCCCGGCAGTTACGATTCGGCCGTGCTCCGCGCCGTGCTCGACCGTCCGATCCGTGTCTGCGGCATGGTCCGCAACGAGGGCGAACCGGGCGGCGGTCCTTTCTGGGTCGGAAACCCCGACGGCACGCAGTCGCTCCAGATCGCCGAATCGAGCCAGATCAGCCCCGACGACCTGCCGCTGATGCGGTCGGCCACGCACTTCAATCCCGTCGATCTGGTCTGCGGCATGAAGAATTCGAAAGGCGTCCGCTTCGACCTGCGCAGGTACACCGATCCTTCGACGGGTTTCATTTCGTCGAAGTCGAGCGGCGGCCGCGATCTGCGCGCGCAGGAACTTCCCGGCCTGTGGAACGGCGCCATGGCCAAGTGGAATACGGTCTTCGTGGACGTGCCCATTACGACCTTCTCGCCCGTCAAAGTGGTGCAGGACCTGCTGCGTCCCCAGCATCAGTAA
- the lpxD gene encoding UDP-3-O-(3-hydroxymyristoyl)glucosamine N-acyltransferase — MMEFTAEMIAGFLGGDIVGDKETKVHTVSSIEEGKAGSLTYLTNPKYETFLYSTGASIVLVNRSFEPSQQVSATLIKVDDAAACVLKLLEMYNAAKPRRSGISKLASVAEKAEVGADCYIGDFTVVEAGVKIGKNCQIYPQVYLGAGVTVGEGTILYPGVKVYEGCRIGRNCILHAGAVVGADGFGFMPNAAGGFDKIPQLGNVVIEDDVEIGANTCIDRAKTDSTVIRRGVKLDNLIQIGHNVQIGENTVSSAQTGIAGTSRVGRNCFLAGQVGIADHVNVGDFVKIGSKSGLDKDVPDGEVRFGYPALPGMQYHRSAAVFKRLPELEKLVHNLEKQLAELKK; from the coding sequence ATGATGGAATTCACGGCCGAAATGATCGCCGGATTTTTAGGCGGCGACATCGTCGGCGACAAAGAGACGAAAGTACACACCGTATCTTCGATCGAGGAGGGCAAGGCGGGCTCGCTGACCTACCTCACCAACCCCAAATACGAAACGTTCCTCTACAGCACGGGCGCATCGATCGTGCTGGTAAACCGTTCGTTCGAACCTTCGCAGCAGGTCTCGGCCACGCTCATCAAGGTGGACGACGCCGCCGCCTGCGTGCTCAAACTGCTCGAAATGTACAACGCCGCCAAGCCCCGCCGCAGCGGCATCAGCAAGCTGGCTTCGGTCGCTGAAAAGGCCGAGGTGGGCGCCGACTGCTACATCGGGGATTTCACGGTGGTCGAAGCGGGCGTGAAAATCGGCAAAAACTGCCAGATCTATCCGCAGGTTTACCTCGGAGCGGGGGTTACGGTGGGCGAAGGCACGATCCTCTACCCCGGAGTCAAGGTATACGAAGGCTGCCGGATCGGCCGCAACTGCATCCTGCACGCGGGAGCCGTGGTCGGCGCCGACGGTTTCGGCTTCATGCCCAACGCCGCGGGCGGTTTCGACAAAATTCCGCAGCTGGGCAACGTGGTGATCGAAGACGACGTAGAGATCGGGGCCAACACCTGCATCGACCGCGCCAAGACCGATTCGACGGTGATCCGCCGGGGCGTCAAGCTCGACAACCTGATTCAGATCGGACACAACGTCCAGATCGGCGAAAACACCGTATCGTCGGCCCAGACCGGCATCGCCGGCACCTCGCGGGTGGGGCGCAACTGCTTCCTCGCCGGACAGGTCGGCATCGCCGACCACGTGAACGTCGGCGACTTCGTGAAGATCGGTTCGAAGAGCGGACTGGACAAGGACGTGCCCGACGGCGAAGTGCGCTTCGGCTACCCGGCGCTGCCCGGCATGCAGTACCACCGTTCGGCGGCGGTCTTCAAGCGGCTGCCCGAACTGGAAAAACTGGTGCACAATCTGGAAAAACAGCTGGCAGAACTCAAAAAATAA
- a CDS encoding TlpA disulfide reductase family protein: MKKAFLFAASAAVLCSCSTQPKYVVEGDIAGLEGTVYLFQQDSLIDSAVVKSGKFRFSGPAGAPAMHDLLDSRDGQPQAFAMQLILEPGTISIKSDADDPQVRHTTGTPANDAAEAYTAASRALITEYRDAATTDQRREAIEEEFEQLTRTSVEANRDNFFGVMLMPNMAYELSGQEILDQIAKFSPEMQQTKELTELKATAEQKKRTDVGQPYINILQSDAEGQIVTLTSVIENPANKYTLVDFWASWCGPCMGEVPHLKETYDKFHKKGFEIYGVSFDNNRDKWLAAVKDNGMKWIQVSDLNGFDNPAAKDYAVQGIPSNFLIDASGNIVAKNLRGEDLYKKVEELLGK; this comes from the coding sequence ATGAAAAAAGCATTTCTCTTCGCAGCTTCCGCAGCCGTGCTGTGCAGTTGCAGCACGCAGCCCAAATACGTCGTCGAAGGCGACATCGCCGGGCTCGAAGGCACCGTCTACCTGTTCCAGCAGGACAGCCTGATCGACTCGGCCGTCGTGAAATCGGGTAAGTTCCGCTTCAGCGGTCCCGCCGGAGCGCCCGCGATGCACGACCTGCTCGACTCGCGCGACGGACAGCCGCAGGCGTTCGCCATGCAGCTCATCCTAGAACCGGGTACGATCTCGATCAAGAGCGACGCCGACGATCCGCAGGTGCGCCACACCACCGGCACCCCGGCCAACGACGCCGCCGAAGCCTACACGGCCGCCAGCCGCGCGCTGATCACCGAGTACCGCGACGCTGCGACCACCGACCAGCGGCGCGAAGCGATCGAAGAGGAGTTCGAGCAGCTGACCCGCACCTCGGTAGAGGCCAACCGCGACAACTTCTTCGGCGTCATGCTGATGCCCAACATGGCCTACGAGCTTTCGGGGCAGGAGATTCTCGACCAGATCGCCAAATTCTCGCCCGAAATGCAGCAGACCAAAGAGCTGACGGAGCTGAAAGCCACCGCCGAGCAGAAAAAGCGCACCGACGTGGGCCAACCCTACATCAACATCCTGCAGAGCGACGCCGAGGGCCAGATCGTCACCCTGACTTCGGTGATCGAGAATCCGGCCAACAAATACACGCTCGTGGACTTCTGGGCTTCGTGGTGCGGTCCCTGCATGGGCGAAGTTCCCCACCTGAAAGAGACCTACGACAAGTTCCACAAGAAGGGCTTCGAAATCTACGGCGTGTCGTTCGACAACAACCGCGACAAGTGGCTCGCCGCCGTCAAGGACAACGGCATGAAGTGGATTCAGGTCAGCGACCTGAACGGTTTCGACAATCCCGCAGCGAAGGATTACGCCGTTCAGGGCATTCCCTCGAACTTCCTGATCGACGCTTCGGGCAACATCGTCGCCAAGAACCTGCGCGGCGAAGACCTCTACAAAAAGGTCGAGGAGCTGCTCGGCAAATAA
- the coaD gene encoding pantetheine-phosphate adenylyltransferase: MERTAIFPGSFDPFTRGHAALVDEALNLFDRVVIGIGNNTAKTGLLTVANRKRLIDDLYAGNPRVEAHIYTGLTGEFAEKAGACAIIRGVRNTTDFEYERTMEATNHRIYPDITTVMLFTPSPVADISSSTVREVLSFGRSVEEFMPKGIDINKYL; the protein is encoded by the coding sequence ATGGAAAGGACTGCAATCTTCCCCGGATCGTTCGACCCGTTCACCCGCGGCCATGCCGCGCTGGTAGACGAAGCGCTCAATCTCTTCGACCGCGTGGTCATCGGCATCGGCAACAACACCGCGAAAACGGGGCTGCTGACCGTCGCCAACCGCAAGCGGCTGATCGACGACCTCTACGCCGGCAATCCGCGCGTCGAAGCCCATATCTACACGGGGCTTACGGGCGAGTTTGCCGAGAAGGCCGGCGCCTGCGCCATCATCCGCGGCGTGAGGAACACCACCGACTTCGAGTACGAGCGCACGATGGAGGCGACCAACCACCGCATCTACCCCGACATCACGACCGTAATGCTCTTCACCCCCTCGCCCGTGGCCGACATATCCTCGTCGACCGTGCGCGAGGTGCTTTCGTTCGGCCGTTCGGTGGAGGAGTTCATGCCCAAAGGAATCGACATAAACAAATACTTATAA
- the murB gene encoding UDP-N-acetylmuramate dehydrogenase, which produces MIREFHQIDLSGRNSFGVGQQAARLAEFETEEDLRTIFSGGVPERWAVLSGGNNILFTRDYDGLLLTPVARQITPLGEEGDTVRVRADAGVEWDDLVEWAVERGLWGIENLSLIPGKAGAAPVQNIGAYGCEAKDVIERVHMFCTDNRSAMVIDAGHCCFGYRESIFKHELRGRVIITAVDIRLSRTPRPRLGYGDVEREVEARGGVTLRNIREAICAIRRAKLPDPKVTGNAGSFFKNPVVDECVARQLQAQWPDMPVYPAAGCAGRVKLAAGWLIDKAGLKGYKRGRVGVHERQALVLVNLGGATGGEVIDFAHTVQMRVHEKFGIEIDTEVNIF; this is translated from the coding sequence ATGATCCGAGAATTCCACCAAATCGACCTGAGCGGACGCAACAGCTTCGGCGTCGGACAGCAGGCGGCGCGTCTCGCCGAATTCGAGACCGAAGAGGACCTGCGCACGATCTTCAGCGGCGGCGTGCCCGAACGCTGGGCGGTGCTGAGCGGCGGCAACAACATCCTCTTCACGCGCGACTACGACGGACTGCTGCTTACGCCCGTCGCCCGGCAGATCACGCCCCTCGGCGAAGAGGGCGACACGGTCCGCGTGCGGGCCGATGCGGGCGTCGAGTGGGACGACCTCGTGGAATGGGCCGTGGAACGCGGTCTGTGGGGCATCGAAAACCTTTCGCTCATACCCGGCAAGGCGGGCGCGGCCCCGGTGCAGAACATCGGCGCCTACGGCTGCGAAGCCAAAGACGTGATCGAGCGGGTGCACATGTTCTGCACCGACAACCGCTCGGCAATGGTCATCGACGCCGGACACTGCTGCTTCGGCTACCGCGAAAGCATCTTCAAGCACGAACTGCGGGGGCGCGTCATCATCACGGCCGTGGACATCCGGCTTTCGCGCACGCCCCGGCCGCGGCTGGGCTACGGCGACGTGGAGCGCGAGGTCGAAGCCCGCGGCGGTGTCACGCTGCGCAACATCCGCGAAGCGATCTGCGCGATCCGCCGCGCCAAACTTCCCGATCCGAAGGTGACGGGCAACGCAGGCAGCTTCTTCAAAAACCCGGTCGTGGACGAGTGCGTGGCGCGGCAGCTGCAGGCCCAGTGGCCCGACATGCCAGTTTACCCGGCGGCGGGATGCGCCGGCAGGGTGAAGCTGGCGGCCGGCTGGCTCATCGATAAGGCCGGGCTGAAAGGCTACAAGCGCGGAAGAGTCGGCGTCCACGAACGGCAGGCGCTCGTGCTGGTGAATCTGGGCGGCGCGACGGGCGGCGAAGTGATTGACTTCGCCCACACGGTGCAGATGCGCGTTCACGAAAAATTCGGCATAGAAATAGACACCGAGGTCAATATATTTTAA
- the tilS gene encoding tRNA lysidine(34) synthetase TilS produces the protein MALLEAFRKYIADNDLATHDDRILLTVSGGVDSMVMLSLFTRSGYRVGVAHCNFQLRGAESDEDEVLVEEEARKYGVEFYNKRFETAAEMERTGESMEMAARRLRYAWFDALSREHGYTVVAIAHHADDSIETFFINLLRGTGLRGLTGISTQVGKVVRPLMFASRKEILEYAVANRIPFREDSSNRSTKYLRNKIRLGLIPRIREINPKFTSLMRRNIARLTDAQLFINHGIERIRGEAVTTENGLDTIHLDRIDPAFPQEFVIYELLNSAYGFKGDVIDSLCHSLRHGMTGRRFYSRERVAYVDRGTIVVAPIAPGDACMVTVERGVPRSYCGNSALYFEYCDIDAIKNFGVPEHIAQVDADLLKFPLTLRRWREGDWFIPFGMAGRKKVSDFLIDAKVSMPEKERQFVLLSGDEIVWLVGRRIDDRYRLTPDTENVLRITKEIV, from the coding sequence ATGGCACTTTTAGAGGCTTTCCGCAAATACATCGCCGACAACGATCTGGCAACGCACGACGACCGCATTCTGCTGACCGTTTCGGGCGGCGTGGACTCGATGGTCATGCTGTCGCTCTTCACGCGCAGCGGCTACCGGGTCGGCGTGGCGCACTGCAATTTCCAGCTGCGGGGCGCGGAGAGCGACGAGGACGAGGTGCTGGTGGAGGAAGAGGCGCGGAAATACGGCGTCGAGTTCTACAACAAACGCTTCGAAACGGCGGCCGAAATGGAGCGCACGGGCGAGTCGATGGAGATGGCCGCCCGGCGGCTGCGCTACGCATGGTTCGACGCCCTGAGCCGCGAACACGGCTACACGGTGGTGGCGATCGCCCACCATGCCGACGACTCGATCGAGACGTTCTTCATCAACCTGCTGCGCGGCACGGGCCTGCGCGGGCTGACGGGCATTTCGACGCAGGTCGGCAAGGTCGTCAGACCGCTGATGTTCGCTTCGCGCAAGGAGATTCTGGAGTACGCCGTCGCCAACCGCATCCCCTTCCGGGAGGATTCGTCGAACCGCTCGACCAAGTACCTGCGCAACAAGATACGGCTGGGCCTGATTCCCCGCATCCGGGAGATCAACCCCAAGTTCACGAGTCTCATGCGCCGCAACATCGCACGGCTGACCGACGCCCAACTCTTCATCAACCACGGCATCGAACGCATACGCGGCGAAGCGGTGACCACCGAGAACGGACTGGACACGATACACCTCGACCGCATCGACCCGGCGTTCCCGCAGGAGTTCGTCATCTACGAACTGCTCAACTCGGCCTACGGATTCAAGGGCGACGTCATCGACTCGCTCTGTCATTCGCTCAGGCACGGCATGACGGGCCGCCGCTTCTACTCGCGCGAGCGGGTCGCCTACGTGGACCGCGGCACGATCGTCGTGGCCCCGATCGCCCCCGGCGACGCATGTATGGTGACCGTCGAGCGGGGCGTGCCGCGCAGTTACTGCGGCAACTCGGCGCTCTACTTCGAATACTGCGACATCGACGCGATCAAGAACTTCGGCGTGCCGGAGCACATCGCGCAGGTCGATGCCGACCTGCTGAAATTCCCGCTCACGCTGCGCCGCTGGCGCGAGGGCGACTGGTTCATTCCCTTCGGCATGGCGGGCCGCAAGAAGGTGAGCGACTTCCTGATCGACGCCAAGGTCTCGATGCCCGAAAAAGAGCGGCAGTTCGTACTGCTGTCGGGCGACGAGATCGTATGGCTCGTCGGCCGCCGCATCGACGACCGCTACCGCCTGACGCCCGACACGGAAAACGTGCTGCGCATCACCAAAGAGATTGTATAA
- the ruvC gene encoding crossover junction endodeoxyribonuclease RuvC codes for MTPTEKYRIMGIDPGTNYMGYGVLEIDGRSVRSVVLGDIDLHKLSDPYVKLRYIFERVGALIDQYAPREVALESPFFGENVQSMLKLGRAQGVAMAAALSRGLPVSEYAPMRIKQSITGRGSAAKEQVAAIVCRILSLEQPPKRLDATDGMAVALCHHFTISNPLNAAMGNERVKGLGGGKKAVSKGGSQSWEKFLREHPDREIK; via the coding sequence ATGACCCCAACGGAAAAATACCGCATCATGGGCATCGACCCCGGCACCAACTACATGGGTTACGGCGTGCTGGAGATCGACGGACGCAGCGTGCGCTCGGTCGTCTTGGGCGACATCGACCTGCACAAGCTTTCGGATCCGTACGTCAAACTGCGCTATATCTTCGAACGGGTCGGGGCGCTGATCGACCAGTACGCCCCACGCGAAGTGGCGCTCGAATCGCCGTTCTTCGGCGAGAACGTGCAGTCGATGCTCAAACTGGGACGGGCACAGGGCGTGGCCATGGCAGCGGCGCTGAGCCGCGGCCTGCCCGTTTCGGAATACGCCCCGATGCGCATCAAGCAGAGCATCACGGGACGCGGATCGGCCGCCAAGGAGCAGGTCGCCGCCATTGTCTGCCGCATCCTCTCGCTGGAACAGCCGCCCAAGCGGCTCGACGCCACCGACGGCATGGCCGTGGCGCTCTGCCACCACTTCACGATCTCCAATCCGCTCAATGCCGCGATGGGCAACGAGCGCGTCAAAGGATTGGGCGGCGGCAAGAAGGCCGTATCGAAAGGCGGCTCCCAAAGCTGGGAGAAATTCCTCAGGGAGCACCCCGACCGGGAGATCAAGTAA
- a CDS encoding DUF6549 family protein, translating to MKKYLFLYAVAVTALLVCGYGRYRRENRRLTQNQHALAAGIERYRTRLGQEAASVQALRLRCAEFEELRAADAAEIRRLGIKLRRLEAAARTATATKVEIRTPVRDTVVVRLSDTLVVRDTLRLFRWRDAWVRVEGAVTADSVLCRVESADTLRQVVHRIPRRFLFIRWGTKALRQEIVPSNPHTRIVYSEYVKIER from the coding sequence ATGAAAAAATACCTGTTTCTTTACGCCGTCGCCGTGACGGCTCTGCTGGTATGCGGCTACGGCCGCTACCGCCGCGAAAACCGTCGCCTGACCCAGAACCAACACGCCCTTGCGGCCGGCATCGAACGCTACCGCACGCGTCTGGGGCAAGAAGCGGCATCGGTGCAGGCCCTGCGTCTGCGCTGCGCCGAATTCGAAGAGCTGCGGGCCGCAGACGCTGCCGAAATCCGCCGGCTCGGAATCAAACTCCGCCGTCTGGAAGCTGCGGCCCGGACAGCCACGGCCACGAAGGTCGAGATACGGACCCCGGTGCGCGATACGGTCGTCGTGCGGCTGAGCGACACGCTCGTCGTCCGCGACACCCTGCGGCTGTTCCGCTGGCGCGACGCGTGGGTGCGTGTCGAAGGCGCCGTCACCGCCGACTCGGTCCTGTGCCGCGTGGAGAGCGCCGATACCCTGCGGCAGGTCGTACACCGCATTCCGCGGCGTTTTCTCTTCATCCGCTGGGGCACGAAAGCCCTGCGGCAGGAGATCGTCCCGTCGAATCCGCACACGCGGATCGTCTATTCGGAGTACGTAAAAATCGAACGGTAG